GCGCTACTTCCATGCCACGGCCCTCGCGGTGGAGCAGAAGATCGATCAGACGCCGGTAACCGTCGCGGACCGCGAAGCGGAAGCCTTGCTGCGCCACGTGCTGACCGACGCTTTCCCTGACGACGGCTTTCTCGGCGAAGAGTACGGCAACCAAAATGGCTCCTCCGGGTACCGCTGGATCGTCGATCCGATCGACGGCACCAAATCGTTCATCCGCCACATTCCCCTGTGGGCGACGCTTCTGGGGCTGGAATATCGGGGGGAGTTGATCGCAGGGGTCGTTTACGCTCCGGAGATGGACCGCCTCTATCACGCCTTGCGGGGGGAGGGGGCCTACGTCAACGACCGCCCGCTGCGTGTGTCCCAGGTGTCCAGCCTCGATCAGGCGCTGTTATGCTACTCCAGCTTGCGCTGGTTTTTGGAGGCGGGGAAGGAGGATGTCTTTTTGGAATTGGTCCGGCGGACGGAGCGGCAGCGCGGCTATGGGGATTTCTACGGCTTTGTTCTGGTGGCAGAAGGGGCGGCCGACATCATGATCGACCACGGCCTGAGTCCCTGGGATGTTGCCGCGCTGATTCCGATCATCACCGAGGCCGGGGGCTGCATCACCGATTGGCACGGCCAGAATGCTTTCACCAGTAGTGCGGTCGTCGCCACGAACGGCTGCCTGCATACCGAGGTGTTGGGCATCTTGCAACGTGCCTGAAGTGCTGCCTTGCCTATCCTCTCTCCGCGGCAGGATCGTCCCATGATTGATCCGCACTTTTCCGCCATCTGAGGTCTCCTCCGGTTGCCACTTCCGCCCTGCTGCACGAAAAATACTCTCGACTGGCTTTTTGCGAGCCGTTGAGCTGTAACCTTTACTGCAACGAGGGAGAATCACGTATGAAATCTCTGGGGACTGCCTTGGGCACTGTGGCTCTGCTCGCCTTTTCCACCACCGCGCTCCAGGCCCAGCAGTGGGCCACCGTTAAGGGACGCGTGGTGTTTCCCGAAGACAAACCCATTCCCGAACGCAAGCCCCTCAATGTCACGCAGGACAAGGACCACTGCCTAGCCAAAGGTCCCATCCTCGATGAATCCATGATGGTCAATCCCAAGAATCGGGGCATCAAAAATGTGGTCGTTTGGCTGCGGCCCAATGACAAGGACCCCAAGTCCAAGTTCCTGCCCTCTCAGATTCATCCCGATTTTGCCAAACGCAAGCCTGCGGAGATCGTCATTGATCAGCCCCAATGCATGTTTGTCGATCGCGTTACCATCGCCCATCCGGGGGACAAGCTCATCGTCAAGAACTCTTCTCCCGTGGCGCACAACTTCTTCTGGAACAGCGGCAACAACGGCAATTACAACGTCACCATTCCCAAAATGGACCAATGGGTCATGCCGCAACCGCTCCAGTTTGAGTCCCCGCCCATCAAGTACTCCTGTACCATTCACGGTTGGATGACCGGCTACGTGCGCATCTTCGACCATCCTTACGTGGCTGTCACGGATGAAAACGGCAACTTTGAAATCAAGAACGCACCGGTCGGCAAGTTCCGCATCGTCTTTTGGCATGAGAACGGCTTCCTCGGCGGTGCAGCGGGCCGCTTCGGGCAGGAAATTGAAATCAAAGGTCCCGTGACAGAACTCAAACCGACGGTGTTCGACATTACACCCCGCCAGTGAATCGCCACCGGCTCGTGGGAGGATTCTGCAACCTCCTCTGCCCTGGATTGGGGCCAGCCAAGTCCAACTGTTGGAGCCGGTCCGCTCTCAGCTCGAAGGCGGACTACTGGGGGTGAATAAACTCAGTGATGAGACGGACCTCTCGGTTCGTCTTGATTTGTTTTTTGCGAAACCTTGGAACTATGGC
This genomic interval from Thermogemmata fonticola contains the following:
- the hisN gene encoding histidinol-phosphatase is translated as MNPAWRARYEVARTAVRQAGQLARRYFHATALAVEQKIDQTPVTVADREAEALLRHVLTDAFPDDGFLGEEYGNQNGSSGYRWIVDPIDGTKSFIRHIPLWATLLGLEYRGELIAGVVYAPEMDRLYHALRGEGAYVNDRPLRVSQVSSLDQALLCYSSLRWFLEAGKEDVFLELVRRTERQRGYGDFYGFVLVAEGAADIMIDHGLSPWDVAALIPIITEAGGCITDWHGQNAFTSSAVVATNGCLHTEVLGILQRA